One Lacticaseibacillus rhamnosus genomic window carries:
- a CDS encoding FAD/NAD(P)-binding protein — MHITLIGAGPRGLMLLGRLISWQRTRYPQRQLTVFLVDPYPIGGRVWKIDQDPNLIMNTAAAQITLFTDQTVTGVGPFIAGPDLSTWALTLAADYLDAHPEINNRSILMRQAANLGPNSYASRALYGVYQQWFFDLQKHQAGTNIITYKQQTVNRLDKKAAGFTITTTQESWQTDQVVMALGNLKNSLTRDQKALHDYAQTHQLFYLEPGFPEEGDLSGIEAQSPVIIRGLGLSFFDLMSRLTEGRGGQFQKAPDGLLVYHPSGREPHIFAGSRRGFPYRAKGRNQKGPGEEWQPHFLTPQQIDAWQTHGEVSGQTFWEALQHEAELIYYRLLLPQRYPEIDEAAFERDFIADPVATLGALPIAAKDRLDWDALADPTKAHPSGQPYQDFMRHYLRQDAQEAMRGTKTGPLTSALEVLRDMRDPIRQLVERNLLSQDQYLDFFLRWFNSLNDFLSIGPPALRIDQLQALMGAGIVTILPPGMQIKGIDGQFLLKTPSDPKFSLQAKTLLEARVPAVNAPTAQNPLVQQLLHDGYAHTYELQLNADKRFQSGAIAIDRQTQQLLDQKEHPQAGLFFWGVPTEGVHWLTTASPRPLVNDVSLKTAEQIVKVIFG; from the coding sequence ATGCACATTACGCTTATCGGTGCCGGGCCACGTGGCTTAATGCTTTTAGGTCGGCTTATCAGTTGGCAACGGACCCGTTATCCCCAGCGCCAACTTACCGTTTTCCTAGTTGATCCTTATCCAATTGGCGGTCGCGTTTGGAAGATCGATCAAGACCCTAATCTCATTATGAATACTGCTGCGGCACAAATCACCTTATTTACCGATCAAACAGTGACAGGCGTGGGACCGTTTATTGCCGGTCCGGACTTAAGCACCTGGGCGCTCACGCTTGCTGCCGATTACCTCGATGCTCACCCCGAAATTAACAACCGTTCGATTCTGATGCGCCAGGCTGCCAATCTGGGACCCAACAGCTATGCGTCCCGCGCGTTGTACGGCGTCTACCAACAGTGGTTCTTTGACTTGCAAAAACACCAAGCCGGCACCAACATCATCACCTATAAGCAGCAAACCGTGAACCGGCTAGATAAAAAAGCTGCCGGATTTACCATCACCACCACCCAAGAAAGCTGGCAAACCGATCAAGTGGTCATGGCCTTGGGAAATCTAAAAAACTCATTGACGCGCGACCAAAAGGCATTGCACGATTATGCGCAAACACACCAGCTCTTTTACCTGGAACCGGGTTTCCCCGAAGAAGGTGATCTCAGCGGCATTGAAGCACAATCACCGGTCATCATTCGCGGACTGGGCTTGAGTTTCTTTGATTTGATGAGTCGTCTCACTGAAGGCCGCGGCGGACAATTCCAAAAAGCGCCGGACGGTCTGCTTGTTTATCATCCCAGCGGCCGCGAACCACATATTTTTGCCGGCTCCCGACGCGGTTTCCCTTATCGTGCTAAAGGCCGTAACCAAAAGGGACCGGGTGAAGAATGGCAGCCGCATTTCTTGACACCACAACAAATTGACGCTTGGCAAACTCATGGCGAAGTGAGCGGTCAAACCTTCTGGGAAGCCTTACAGCACGAAGCCGAGTTGATTTACTATCGGCTTTTGTTGCCCCAACGCTACCCAGAAATTGACGAGGCAGCTTTTGAACGCGATTTTATTGCCGACCCTGTTGCCACCTTGGGAGCACTGCCAATCGCCGCTAAAGATCGTCTCGATTGGGATGCTTTGGCTGATCCCACCAAGGCGCATCCAAGCGGTCAGCCGTACCAAGACTTCATGCGGCATTATCTGCGCCAGGATGCCCAAGAAGCGATGCGCGGCACCAAAACCGGACCACTGACCAGCGCGCTTGAAGTTTTACGCGACATGCGCGATCCAATTCGCCAACTCGTTGAGCGTAATCTTCTCAGTCAGGATCAATACCTGGACTTCTTCTTGCGCTGGTTTAACTCACTGAATGATTTTCTTTCAATCGGACCGCCTGCTTTGCGGATTGACCAACTGCAAGCACTAATGGGTGCCGGTATCGTCACTATTTTACCGCCTGGCATGCAGATCAAAGGTATTGACGGCCAATTTCTTTTAAAAACCCCGAGCGATCCAAAGTTTTCGCTTCAAGCCAAAACCTTGCTAGAAGCACGCGTTCCGGCAGTCAATGCGCCCACTGCCCAAAATCCATTAGTACAGCAGCTGCTTCATGACGGGTACGCACACACTTATGAACTGCAGCTCAACGCCGACAAACGCTTCCAGTCAGGCGCTATTGCCATTGACCGTCAAACCCAACAGCTACTTGACCAAAAAGAACATCCACAAGCCGGCCTTTTCTTCTGGGGCGTCCCGACTGAAGGCGTTCACTGGCTCACCACTGCCAGCCCGCGGCCATTGGTCAATGATGTGAGCCTCAAAACCGCTGAACAAATTGTCAAAGTGATTTTTGGGTGA
- a CDS encoding LVIS_2131 family protein, with amino-acid sequence MNSWNLIGLFAWVILIAYLFFIIWHIRRRHIKAIVKSGRQVSPSVVLVDLVEVAVLLLAVAGMVWVSWLRPIDYRDSHEVTISHSAQPLILQTGDEHSFYVRVRTGNGKNPILYYTYWTEGAKYENTSHNAEVSSGSQPLTPRAAAYPWSKKELKKLDQSADRAYVATVSAQYKPGFLNGLGMHVGHSADRFSILRVPNDTFVEIDPVED; translated from the coding sequence ATGAATTCGTGGAATCTTATCGGACTGTTCGCGTGGGTGATCCTGATCGCCTACCTATTCTTCATCATTTGGCATATTCGGCGGCGACATATTAAAGCTATCGTCAAATCCGGGCGGCAGGTTTCCCCTTCCGTCGTGTTGGTTGATCTGGTAGAAGTAGCGGTGTTGTTGCTAGCGGTCGCCGGAATGGTATGGGTGAGTTGGTTGCGTCCGATTGACTACCGGGATAGCCATGAGGTGACGATTAGCCACAGTGCACAACCACTTATTTTGCAGACCGGTGATGAACATTCCTTTTATGTACGGGTTCGCACGGGAAATGGTAAGAATCCGATTTTGTACTATACTTATTGGACAGAAGGCGCCAAGTATGAAAACACGAGTCATAACGCGGAAGTGAGCTCCGGCAGCCAACCACTGACACCGCGAGCGGCCGCATATCCGTGGTCCAAAAAGGAACTTAAAAAACTGGATCAAAGCGCTGATCGTGCATATGTCGCAACTGTATCGGCGCAGTATAAGCCTGGTTTTCTTAACGGCTTAGGCATGCATGTCGGTCACAGTGCCGATCGGTTTTCGATTTTACGGGTGCCTAATGATACATTTGTTGAAATTGATCCGGTTGAAGATTAA
- a CDS encoding ATP-binding cassette domain-containing protein, with amino-acid sequence MAQVGNKSGVRVDISHMSVMMRRKKILDDLSLSFVSPNIYGIVGPNGSGKTVFLKAMLGFIRLVSGSVTMNEVPIDPRRAFPISVGAIIEHPGFMNDMSGHDNLLALGQIRSQLDDEAIHAVMTRVGLPDDKKPVATYSLGMIQRLGIAQAIMEDQEFIVLDEPTNALDREGIVFLTELLKELRDQGKLVLIATHDLLWLQSLADQIFELSNGKLQQVEDVV; translated from the coding sequence ATGGCACAGGTCGGGAATAAATCAGGTGTTCGTGTTGATATTTCACATATGTCCGTGATGATGAGACGGAAAAAGATTCTTGATGATCTTTCACTTTCTTTTGTCTCTCCTAATATTTACGGCATTGTTGGGCCAAATGGGTCAGGCAAGACAGTTTTTTTAAAAGCAATGTTGGGATTTATACGGCTTGTCAGCGGTAGTGTGACGATGAATGAGGTTCCAATTGATCCGCGGCGGGCTTTTCCGATAAGTGTCGGCGCTATTATTGAGCATCCGGGTTTTATGAATGACATGAGCGGGCATGATAACTTATTGGCTTTGGGACAGATTCGTAGTCAGCTTGATGATGAAGCGATTCATGCCGTGATGACTCGAGTCGGACTGCCAGATGACAAAAAGCCAGTCGCAACCTATTCGCTAGGGATGATTCAACGTTTGGGAATTGCCCAAGCGATCATGGAAGATCAGGAATTTATTGTGTTGGATGAACCTACTAATGCACTAGATCGTGAAGGTATCGTGTTTTTGACTGAATTATTAAAGGAACTTCGCGACCAGGGGAAATTAGTGCTGATCGCAACTCACGACCTTTTGTGGTTGCAATCGCTAGCAGATCAGATATTTGAGTTGTCCAATGGTAAACTTCAGCAGGTTGAGGATGTGGTTTAA
- a CDS encoding NUDIX domain-containing protein, whose amino-acid sequence MTECGLEELSAVVQEIDDLRFQLSPHAKFDFRAAVLLVHDNQVLVTVQPTSGVAIVPGGAVKFGETSGVAAKRELYEELRLQVDEPPLVGVLESFWQQPDRTYQQLIMVHRLVLSQAQIDELVWQEGLQGQWLPKSEVAKHLQPRALAQFLEPSATLLHLVDRHSE is encoded by the coding sequence ATGACTGAATGCGGTTTAGAGGAGTTGAGCGCTGTGGTTCAAGAAATAGACGACTTGAGATTTCAACTTTCACCACATGCTAAATTTGATTTCCGTGCTGCCGTTTTACTGGTGCATGACAATCAAGTGTTAGTAACGGTGCAGCCTACTAGTGGTGTTGCCATTGTCCCCGGAGGTGCAGTGAAGTTTGGTGAAACTTCCGGTGTGGCGGCTAAGCGAGAGCTATATGAAGAATTGCGGCTTCAGGTTGATGAGCCGCCACTAGTAGGCGTACTTGAATCATTTTGGCAACAGCCTGATCGAACCTATCAACAACTGATCATGGTGCATCGCTTGGTACTGTCCCAGGCGCAAATTGACGAACTGGTTTGGCAGGAGGGGCTGCAGGGGCAGTGGTTGCCGAAGTCAGAGGTGGCTAAACACTTGCAACCGCGCGCTTTGGCACAATTTTTAGAACCTAGTGCAACACTTTTGCACCTTGTCGATCGTCATTCGGAATGA
- a CDS encoding NAD(P)/FAD-dependent oxidoreductase yields the protein MLMKVVVVGCTHAGTAAVRELLMRHPETEVDVFERREDISFLSCGIALYLEGTVGRLEDMFYATPASLEALGPNVHVHLKHDVLSIDGAGHVIVAEDLKTGTQQHYPYDKLIMTTGSYPVIPPVSGVSVPRVLMCKSYDDARKIKESAKDAETIAIVGGGYIGVELAEAYSRNQKHVILINGVAPLLSHYVDLPLSREISSVLTEHGVELKVNTVARHFDSDAEHVFIQTDHGEIQADLAVVCVGFRPMTELLVGQVKMNHDGSIHVNDYMQTSDPDIFAAGDAVAVHFNPTGKDAYAPLATNAVRQGKMAGANIFGPTIKYMGTQATSALRLYDHSLAVTGLTLAHAKRNQLPAASVTMVDDFRPPFMPHTVKITMVLVYDTSNRQILGAQFYSKYDVANAANLISVMIQNRNTIDQLAYVDMLFNPNYDKPWHYLNLLGQLAVAQADNSAV from the coding sequence ATGCTGATGAAAGTTGTCGTTGTGGGCTGTACGCATGCAGGAACTGCGGCAGTGCGCGAACTGTTGATGAGGCACCCGGAAACGGAAGTAGATGTTTTTGAACGTCGTGAAGACATCTCTTTTCTTTCATGTGGTATTGCCTTGTACCTTGAAGGCACAGTCGGGCGGCTGGAGGACATGTTTTACGCAACGCCGGCCTCACTCGAAGCATTAGGTCCCAACGTGCATGTTCACTTAAAACATGACGTCTTATCCATTGATGGTGCCGGTCATGTGATTGTGGCTGAAGATTTGAAGACAGGCACACAACAGCATTATCCGTACGACAAGCTGATTATGACAACTGGCAGCTATCCGGTTATCCCACCGGTTTCCGGTGTAAGCGTTCCGCGGGTCTTGATGTGTAAAAGTTATGATGATGCGCGCAAAATCAAGGAGAGTGCCAAAGATGCCGAAACGATTGCAATTGTCGGTGGCGGCTACATTGGCGTTGAACTGGCAGAGGCTTATAGTCGTAATCAAAAACACGTGATTTTAATTAATGGGGTTGCGCCATTGCTGAGCCATTATGTGGATTTACCGCTTAGTCGAGAAATTTCTTCAGTATTAACGGAGCATGGCGTTGAATTAAAAGTCAACACGGTGGCACGCCATTTCGATAGTGACGCGGAGCATGTTTTCATTCAGACGGATCACGGTGAGATTCAAGCTGATTTGGCGGTTGTCTGCGTTGGTTTTCGTCCGATGACCGAGTTGTTGGTTGGTCAGGTTAAAATGAATCATGATGGCTCAATTCATGTGAATGATTATATGCAAACTAGCGATCCCGATATTTTTGCGGCGGGGGATGCGGTTGCGGTGCATTTTAATCCGACTGGTAAAGATGCGTATGCGCCACTTGCAACGAATGCGGTGCGTCAAGGAAAAATGGCAGGTGCAAATATTTTTGGCCCAACGATCAAGTATATGGGCACACAGGCAACCAGTGCGTTAAGATTGTATGATCATAGTCTGGCGGTCACGGGGCTGACGCTTGCTCACGCCAAGCGCAATCAACTGCCGGCAGCCAGTGTGACGATGGTTGATGATTTTCGACCGCCATTTATGCCGCACACGGTGAAGATTACCATGGTGCTGGTTTATGATACCAGTAATCGTCAAATACTAGGCGCACAGTTTTACAGCAAGTATGATGTTGCCAATGCGGCCAATTTGATTTCGGTGATGATTCAAAATCGTAATACCATTGATCAGCTGGCCTATGTCGATATGCTCTTTAATCCGAATTATGATAAACCGTGGCATTATCTCAATTTGTTAGGACAATTGGCAGTAGCACAAGCAGACAACTCAGCGGTGTAG
- a CDS encoding baeRF6 domain-containing protein — protein MDITTRPTLQQFLADTKQGPYVSLYMSWPEHTPVEKLRIRFKNMLKHVKTVMAETYSGTDFAPYAAELEPYEQDPMFWQDSEANGIGMLTNGAQTYVTPMYEAVDEVAMVTEVPQILPLMLDEATATDFDILALNADSIQLYHNHGHQVRPVSLPDDAPQTLKGTLGTEIRGGELNSVSQGGGHVTYHGHNEKSAEKASDQRRFYQAVDQYLLTNYSNPKKMPLVLMGLAENVAVFREISKNHHLLPKLAVVKSPATLDFVELDDLLEPVRATLRDRRRQHFANVIENARGNGSYTDELATIVSAALRGQIAILFVQAGARIHARLEGDQIERDSKAAQHANLLNTLADIVLGHGGQVELLPEAHLSAKVGATMRYA, from the coding sequence ATGGATATAACGACTAGACCGACGTTGCAGCAATTTTTAGCGGATACCAAACAGGGTCCGTATGTATCACTGTACATGTCTTGGCCGGAGCATACACCGGTTGAGAAGTTGCGGATCCGGTTCAAGAATATGCTTAAACATGTCAAGACGGTGATGGCGGAAACCTATTCGGGCACCGACTTTGCGCCATATGCTGCCGAACTTGAACCATATGAGCAAGATCCGATGTTTTGGCAAGACAGCGAAGCAAACGGGATTGGTATGTTGACGAACGGTGCGCAAACGTATGTAACCCCAATGTATGAAGCAGTTGATGAAGTGGCAATGGTAACTGAAGTGCCACAGATTTTGCCTTTGATGCTGGATGAGGCAACCGCAACAGATTTTGATATTCTGGCGCTTAATGCTGATAGTATTCAGCTATATCATAACCATGGTCACCAAGTGCGCCCGGTTTCCTTACCGGATGATGCGCCACAAACATTGAAAGGCACACTTGGAACGGAAATTCGCGGCGGCGAGTTAAATAGTGTGTCTCAAGGCGGTGGCCACGTCACTTACCATGGGCACAACGAAAAATCCGCCGAGAAGGCAAGCGATCAACGTCGATTCTACCAGGCAGTTGATCAATATTTACTGACAAATTATTCGAATCCTAAAAAAATGCCGCTGGTTCTCATGGGCTTAGCAGAGAATGTAGCGGTATTCCGCGAGATTTCCAAGAACCATCATTTACTGCCGAAACTTGCAGTGGTCAAAAGTCCGGCAACGCTTGATTTTGTTGAGCTGGATGACTTACTTGAACCAGTGCGCGCCACATTGCGTGATCGGCGCCGACAACACTTCGCTAATGTCATTGAAAACGCACGCGGCAATGGCAGTTACACCGATGAATTGGCAACGATTGTATCGGCGGCATTGCGTGGGCAAATCGCCATCCTCTTTGTTCAAGCCGGCGCACGCATTCACGCGCGGCTTGAAGGTGATCAGATTGAGCGCGATTCCAAGGCTGCTCAGCATGCGAATCTGTTAAATACATTGGCGGACATTGTATTAGGCCACGGCGGTCAGGTTGAACTTTTGCCCGAAGCCCATTTATCAGCTAAAGTCGGCGCTACGATGCGTTATGCTTAG